From a region of the Phaseolus vulgaris cultivar G19833 chromosome 6, P. vulgaris v2.0, whole genome shotgun sequence genome:
- the LOC137832050 gene encoding accelerated cell death 11, with protein sequence MAEGNGDRTLPRIAEAFKDLASVVADSPSAEVKVAPFSHACALVSPLFGCLGVAFKFAEMDYVAKVHDLAEASKSIQSLHSLIELDVRGGTVKKGGSHTRNLLRVKRGLDMVRVLFEQILVTENNSLKDPASKAYDQVFAPHHGWAIRKAVAAGMYVLPTKEQLLKKLNEDEASAKVHMQSYVTASAPLIQYIDKLFVSRDLGIDW encoded by the exons ATGGCAGAGGGAAATGGTGACAGAACTCTGCCGAGAATTGCAGAGGCATTCAAGGACCTCGCAAGCGTCGTCGCCGATTCGCCGAGTGCGGAGGTGAAGGTTGCTCCCTTCTCCCATGCCTGCGCTCTCGTCTCCCCTCTCTTTGGTTGCTTGGGCGTCGCCTTCAAGTTCGCCGAGATGGATTACGTTGCCAAG GTTCATGATCTGGCTGAGGCGTCGAAGTCTATTCAGAGCTTACACTCTCTGATTGAGCTGGATGTCCGTGGTGGCACTGTCAAGAAGGGAGGTAGCCACACGCGGAATCTTCTCAGAGTGAAGCGCGGACTTGACATGGTCAGAGTACTCTTTGAGCAGATTCTAGTTACTGA GAATAATTCCCTTAAGGATCCAGCTTCCAAAGCTTATGATCAGGTGTTTGCACCCCACCATGGTTGGGCAATCAGGAAGGCTGTTGCTGCTGGAATGTATGTCCTTCCTACGAAGGAACAACTTTTGAAGAAACTCAATGAAGATG AGGCGTCAGCAAAAGTTCACATGCAAAGTTATGTCACTGCATCAGCACCTCTAATCCAATACATTGACAAACTCTTTGTTTCTAGAGACTTGGGAATAGATTGGTGA